gtggcacatgcctctaatcccagctactcgggaggctgaggcttcgcttgaaccagggagacggagattgccgcgagctgagatcgcgccactgcactccagcctgggcaacagagtgagactcggtctcaaaaaaacaaaaaataggccgggcgcggtggctcaggcctgtaatcccagcactttgtgaggccgaggcgggcggatcacgaggtcaggagatcgagaccattctggctaacacggtgaaaccctctccctactaaaaatacaaaaaattagccggacgtggtggcgggcgcctatagtcccagctactcgggaggctgaggcaggagaaggtgtgaacccgggaggcggagatggcagtgagccgagatcgcgccactgcactccagcgtgggtgacagagcgagactccgtctcaaaaaaataaaaaatacgggctagggagggagaggaggcaggacGGGGTCTCAGCACGCTCCTCAGGTGTGTGCATGGCTTCTCCTTGCCTTGGCCTGCCACGTGCGTCTGTACCCGACTTTAGGAATATACCGGTCGCTGGTGGCCATCCCTAGCCCCTGCACGCCTGGCCTTTGCCAGCACTTAGCGCGGGCAGCCCCGCCCGCCCCAGACCCTTCTGGGCTCTTGGGCCGCGCctttgccccagcccttccctgcCACCCTGCAGTGCTCCATGGCCTGTCCCCCACGCTGCTCTGGCGGGCGGCGGGCGACCCCGGGGGCCTTCAGACCCGCGCCTGGGCCCCCGCCCGCAGGGTGCGCTGCCGCCGCCAGCCGCAGGAGGGCGCTGTGCCGGTCGGCCCCGGGGCTGGGCCGCGTCCGCTGTGGGGAGGGGCTGCGCGTGCGCACCGCGAAGCGGCCGGACCTCGCGGGGACCCAAGGCGCGGTGGGGGCTGTCCAGAAGCTTTGAGTGTTGGGTCCCCGCGAGCCGCCGCCGCTTACGAGCGTCCCCCGCGCGGAGTTAGCTCAGCGCCACGGCGGCGCGGACATTCAGGGCCCGAGAGACGCGGACCTGCCCGAGGCCTCGGGCGGAGGACACTCCCGCCGCCAGGGCCGCGGGGACGCGGGGCAGGGCGGTGCGGCGGCGACGCCCGAGGAGGGAGGGGCCACATACCATGAGGCCCCCGCTGAACAAGGCCCTGGGACACGCTCCCCCACCATCCTGATGGAACAGCGCCCCCTGGAGGACGGGGTGGGAGAGCGCCGTCTTGGGATTAGGGGGCGGGCCCGGGAAGCGGTGAGACAGGGCCTTGGGGTGCCGGCCCGAAGGGGCGTTCTGGAGCCCTCCAAGCTGGGGctgcttttcctctctcctcGTACCACGGACGTGGCGGGGGCTCCTACCATCACCCTTCCTGTAGATGCTGGAGCCACTCCTGCCGCCCCAGCCCCTCTCCAGCCCATCACCGCTTCACCCTCTGCCCCCAAGCGTGTTCTGGCCTCACAGTGTACATTGTCTTCCCTGGCCCGTCTCTGTATTGCCTGGCAAAACCCAACCTGGCCCTGTACTTACTCAGCAGCCTCTGCCCTCacgcattcattcactcattcattcagcatgcTGACTTTGCACCCCTGGCTCTCATGGAGCTAAGGTAGAGGTTGGGGAGATAAACAAGACACCGGCCAGTACTGTCACCACAACAAACAGATCTCACCATGTTCCCGTGTCTGCTCTTTGTCCTGTGTCCCCACCATCCCCGAGGACATTCAAACCAAATCTGAACTTATTCGTTCGCCCAAACTTTGTGGGACATCATTACAGCTGGCATGGTGTCAGCTGGCCTGGCAGAGCATGGTTGGGGAGGGTGTTGCTTGCAGAGGGGCACTGGTGGGGCGGGACTGGCATTCCCCACGAGCCTGGGGGAGGTCAAGTTGCAGGAGAGCGAGGCTGAGCAAGGAGTCCCTGGAGCACAGGCCCATTCCCCTCAGCCTCTGCCCTGTCTCTGTTGTGCCCTGATCAAGGTGGACACTGGCCCCACCAAGCCTTTCCCAGTTCCCTGGAAAGTGGCCTCTGGACCCAGCAATGTGTCTGCCTCTCCATGGGTAGGTGGGTACCATGAGGTCAGGGGTGTGTGAGCAAGAAGCAGCAAgggagctgagacccaggagcaTGGGACCTggaccctggccctggccaggCCCCCTCTGGTGCTTGCACTGCCGCTCCAGGGTTGCCGGCCCCAGCTGATCCTGCTGAAGGGCAAAGGATGGGCTGACCGGCTCCCAGCACTGGCTCCAGCACCAGCTAGCCATGTGGCCTTGGACGGGGGTCCTCCCCAACTGGTATCTTGCACTGCAAAACGGGAGTGCCAGCACCGACCTTGTAGGGCTCTTGGGAGGATGAAGGGATGGGTGTGCAAAGGGCTAGGCCGTCCCTACAGTCACAAGAACCTGCCCAGCACAGGGAGGGCTGGTGAAGGTCCTGGGTCAGTGTGGCCTCACAGGTGCTTTTTATGAGAAATGACTCACTAAAGGCTCAGGCTGGTGATGAGAGGGTCACAAGGAGGTTTACGCTCCATTCGCTCCAGACACCTGATGTCCAAAGGAatcaaaagaaaagggaaggggaagtcTGTGTGCGAACCCGGTGTGGGCTCTGAGATTggaaaaacagtttctcagatttgGACTCTCCAAAATGCCACTGCTTTGCCTGAACTCTGCACCAAGGACCTGAGCACCAGCCCTCACGGGGCCTGTCCCCTTCTTTCTGCCCTTCCACGCTTTCAGCCTCCCTCTTTCCCATCCCAGAGACAAATCCCTCGGCAGTACCGTTTGGTAGCCCTTTCCCTTAAGGGGTCAAGGAAGGagccatggccgggcgcggtggctcaagcctgtaatcccagcactttgggaggccgaggcgggtggatcacgaggtcaggagattgagactatcctggctaacatggtgaaaccccgtctctactaaaaatacaaaaaactagccgggcgtggtggcgggcgcctgtagtctcagctacttgggaggctgaggtgggagaatggtgtgaacccgggaggcggagcttgcagtgagccgagatcacgccactgcactccagcctgggagacacagcgagactccgtctcaaaaaaaaaaaaaaaaaaaaaaaaaaaaaaaaaaaagtaaggagcCATAAACTCCAGATCCCTGCGGAGTTCAGACTCTAGCTCCTGCCACATAGTTTCGCCTCCTTTGGGTGCACCCCCAACACCTCCAAGGGCTTCTTCTGCTGTTTACTCCCCAGCATGGCCTCACCTGCCACTGGACTCCCCTGCCccattcctggcctcaagatgTCCTTTGGCCCAGACACCCTCGTGGCCTCTGGCCCCACCCTGGCCCCACCCTGGCCTGCCTCTTATTGCCTCCTAACCTCCTGTGGGGTCTCCAAAGCATAAATTGGATCTTGTCACTCCCTGGGTAAAACCTGCTCACAGCTGCTGACACAATGAAATAAACTCAGTTCTGCATGGCGGCTGGTGGTGCATTtggctgcaaatgacaggaaCAGTGTGCTGAATGAGAGGGATGTGACCAGCCTTCCAAGGCCAGGCTGACTCGGTGGCTTACGGCTGTGGTCTCTCCCACTGCAGCTCCAGGCATCCTATCCCGTTTTCAGCGGGAGGCAGAGAGCAAGGTCAGAGATCAGAGGTCAAGCGGTGCGCCACAGCGTGTTCTACCTGTTTCACAGCTTTCTCAGAAGCTGTCAAGACATATGGCCAGCTCCGGCCGCAAGACAGTCTGggggccggcgcggtggctcacgcctgtaatctcagcactttaggaggccaaggcaggtggatcacctgaaatcaggagttcgagaccagcctggccaacatggtgaaaccccatctctactaaaaatacaaaaaattagcagggcgtggtggctgcgcctataatcccagctactcaggaggctgaggcaggagaattgcttgaacctgggaggtggaggttgcagtgagccgagatcgtgccattgcactccagcctgggcgaaaagagtgaaactccatctaaaaaaaaaagacagtctggGAAGGTGTTTTGATTGGACATACTGAAGCCCAGAACAAGTTGAGATTTCAAGAGCAGTTGGCACTTAGGAGGATCTGCCACTGTCCTCAAGGCACTGCCATGTGGCCCTGCTGTCCTCCAGGCCCTGCCTCGCCCCCCTTCCCAGCCCCCACCGACCCCTTCTACCTCGGGACCTTGGCTACATCTGCCCTTCCGGCTACAGCCTTGTGGTCCCTCTGCGGCCCCGTCTGCTGCTGCTCTTCCTCTAAGACTCTGCTGAGACGTGTCTCCCAGTTACGTTCCCAAACCTGACTGGAAAAGCAAATCAAGCACAGTTTATCCAGTGAAATATGCCACGCAGCTGTCAGCAGGAAGGAGGACAGTTCAGACACACTGATACAGAGCCCTGTTGAGGGTTGGATTGTGGCCCCAAAAAGATCCGTTCAAGCCCTAACTCCAGGCAACTGAATTTGGCCTGATTTGGAACCTGGTCTCTGCAGATGTttttagttaagatgaggtcatactagcGTAGGGTGGGCCCTTAATCACATGTGACTGGTTCCCTTACACAAAGAGAAGACATGGAGACACAGACAGGAGAAGGGGGCAAGAGATGGTGGCAGCGATCAGAGTGATGCGCTTGTGAGCCCAGGGAGCCAAGGATTACCAGCCGCTACCAGAAGCTTGGAAGAAGCAGGGAACAGTTCATCCCTCAGAGCCCCCCAGACGAACCAACCCTGCCTGCAGCTAGAGTGTGGCCCTCAGAACTCCCAGAGGACACTTGGCTATCGTTTAGCCACCATGTGTGGTGTTtcgttacagcagccctaggagaCGGATGCAATCTCCAGGATCACTGTCAAGGGAAGACAGCAAAGAACAGAAGTCAGGACCTCGGCCACACTTCGTGGGGGGTGCAGATGTCCCCCTGCCTGCCATGCTGCCACTTGTGCAAGATGTGCTGGATGCCTTCCGGGAACAGGAGACTGTCCTCGACTCAGGAGAGGCTGGCCCCAGGGAGGTGAAGGAGGTTTTCCTCTTCACTGAATAAGCCTGGGTTCTGGGGGTATTTTTAATCACCTTCATAGATcacttatttcaaataaattcacatcagaggccggacgtggtggctcacgcctgtaatcccggcactttgggaggctgaggcaggtggatcacttgaggtcaggagtttgagaccagccttggcaacatggtgaaaccccatctctactaaaaatacaaaaattagccaggtgtggtggcgggcacctgtaatcccagttactcggaggctgaggcaggagaatcacttgaacccagtaggtggaggttgcagtgagctgagagcgccactgcactccagcctgggcatcagagcgagacttcatctcaaaattttaaaaaagttcaaatcaggccgggcgcggtggctcaagcctgtaatcccagcactttgggaggccgagacgggcggatcacgaggtcaggagatcaagaccatcctggctaacacggtgaaaccctgtctctactaaaaaatacaaaaaactagccgggcgaggtggcgggcgcctgtagtcccagctactcaggaggctgaggcaggagaatggcgtaaacccgggaggcggagcctgcagtgagctgagatcgggccactgcactccagcctgggcggcagagcaagactccgtctcaaaaaaaaaaaaaaaaaaaagttcaaatcagggagaaaagaaaatgtaaaagaaattcaTTAAAAACAGCAGCAGCTCCGCTGCCTGCCTGGCAGATGTGTTGGTCGTGTGAGGCGGCTGGACTGGGAAGTGTGAGGCAGCTGGAAGCCCCCCGCCCCTTCACCTTGCTCCTTGCCGCACCACCCCTCACTTCCGAATGGCTGGCCTGTCTGTGTGCTGTCCCCAGATGGCAGGCAGCAGCAGGGGTCGTGGAGAAGCCCCAGGGTGAGCAGGGCTGGAGAAAGCTTTGTGCTCAAATCAGTTCCTGACAAGGGTCACGTTGGGGCCTTTCCAGAGAGTGCAGATGTGTGGAGAGATCCAGGGTGATGAGGACCACAGCCACAGGCGGACCAAAGCTGCCCTGAGAGATTCAGCCACCCAGGCCTACAGAGGCAAAGGGGCTGCCAAACTGGACATGgaggagccagggaaggggccCCTCTCTGTGCCCATGGCCAGGGTGTGTCCCTCACCCCTGGGAGCTTCCCCTGGTTTATTTCACAGTAAAGAGAAGTGAGAGGCAAGGAGACCCCGGGGGTCAACAGCCAGCTTCCTCGaagcctcctgcctccctggaAGGCACTAGGATTAAACAGGCACAGGAACTGGGGCCCCTCCCCGACTCTCCCTTGTCAGTGGGCAGAGCTTCTTGGCTCAGCAGCTGGGAGGGACAGCCTCCAGGGCTGGTGGTTGCAGAGGCTCAGGATGCCGAGGGCTAACTCCAGGAGGCTGAACAGAACTGCAGGTGAGGTGTGCAGTGAGACTGAGACCCCCACACCACACCTTTGGCAAAGCTCCAGGAAGCGCTCTCTGACCTCCTAGGTCAGGTTAGGTACAGTTGTGCCCAAGTTGCCCGGGTGGCTGAAATGGTCAGCTCCGCTCAGacctcccctcctccaggaagctgtTTTTGGGACACCCCCTGTCCCTGCTGCCCCGCCCACCAGTGTCCCTCACCACAGGCGTCTCATTGCTGGGATGATAGCAGAGGCACTTCTGCTGAATGGCCAGGCTGCACCAGCGTATTCATAAGCTTTACATTCCAATCCTCTCGCCCTTCATTAGCTTGCCTTACAGACGAGAAAACAGGTTCTCAGATGTATCCGCAACTGCCCAGGTCACATGGCCAAGGCCGCTGTCAGGATCCGAGGGCACACACACCTCTGAGCTGGCCCCTTCGACTCCAGGGCAAGGATGTTGAATGAAGCCCTTTCCTCCACCATATGCAAAGGCAGCTTCAccacttaaaaaacaaagaaaactttattCCCTTGACAGTTTCTGTGCAGTGACACCAGGCTGTGAAAAGCCCAGTGTCATCTTCATCAAGCACATTCCCCAGGATGCCTGGGACGGCCTTCTCCTGCCCCAGGCCCCAACTAGCCACCCCTGTGCCCACTATCGGACCCTGTGCCTTCACAGGGATGAAGCCCTGGCTCTGAGAATGCCTAGGAGGCACCGTTTGCTGGGGAGCAAGAGGAACTGACCTTTGGCTTCTTTGTGGCTGGAGGTGATCCAGCCCTGGTGAGGGGGATCCCATATTGTTCTCTGCTGAGCCCTCTGCACACCTTGGGGGATCCTGGCTGGCGGGGATGGGTGGACCAGAGACTCAGTTGTCCATCAGCTGGCCATGTCTCCATTTTATGGACAGGCAGCCTGAGGCCCAGAGGTGGATTTCCTCTTGCCACAGCTGCATCACACTTGAACTGTCGAGACCTCCACCCACTGGTCTGTCTGCTCCCCACGCTAGTCCCGTTCGCTGATATGGTGCCTCCAGCGGACTCCATGGCTTCCCGGAGGGTGGAGGGTCCCCAGTTCACCCTCCAGCAGGAGTGGCAGCAGCTGGGGTACCCCTAGCAGTGGCATGTGGAGAAGCTGGGGTATGCAGAGGATCCAGTTCTGCGACACCAGGAGGCACACCAAGTTTTCCTCTGTCCCTAACACAGACCAGAGGTGGCCCACCAGCCTCCCGGGTGGAGGGTATATGGAGTCAGGTCCCTGGGCAGCCCCTTGGTGGGCCATCAGAGACCCCTGGGAGCCAGCCTGCACGGCAGGAGCACAGTGGCGTGGCCAGGATCCCAGAAAGGGCCTGGAGTGTCTGCCTCAATTTCCAGGATAATGAATGGTGCAATGTCCTCAGCCAGGCCAGGTGCTGGCTGCCACTCAGAATAATCTCTGACCTTCGTGACTCTACAATGTGGGTATGAGGGtccttatttcacagatgagaatacTGAGGCAAGTGAAGTTCTCGGCCAAAGCCACCCGGCTGATCAGCAAAATTCAGCCCAGGTCTGAGAGAGTCCACCGCCCCCGGCATCCGAGCAGGAGCACGGCAATCGACTCAGGGGCCAATTTATGTCTCAGGTTTCTGAGAAGGGGCCCTGGGGAAGGAGGGCGGGGTGAGTGTCACAGGCTGGAGGGCTGCGCCAGAGCGGGCCCCGCAGGGGCGGCGGAGGCGGCGGGCACAGCCTCGCCCTCGGGCCCGGCCTCTTCGCCGCGCGCGTAGGTGAGCACCACGGTGACCGTGGCGAAGGTGGCGGCGTTGACGGGGAAGGCGCGCAGCAGCGTGGACGCCAGTCCCCGTGTGAAGACGCGCCAGCCCTCGGCGCGGTAGCTCTGGCGCACGCAGTCCAGGATGCCGCGGTAGCGCGGGGCTCCCCGCAGCCCGTCGGCCTGCAGCCGTGACTTGACCACGTCCACAGGGTAGGTGGAGAGCCAGGACATGATACCCGACGTGCCACCTGCCAGCAGCAGCTTGGGCACCAGCAGGCGGTCGCCCGGCTCGCAGCCCAGCGCCCGCGTGAGCGCGTCGTAGGTTAGGAAGTAGACGCCGAAGCTGGGCGTCTCTCGCAGCAGCGTGGACACCATGCCCCGGTTGACGCCACGCAGACCCTCGTGCCCGTAGATCTGCACGAGGCAGTCCAGCGAGCCCTTGTAGGTGCGTGCCGGGCCCGCGTCCTGCAGCTGCAGCCGCGTCTTGGCCAGCTCCATGGGGCAGCAGATGACGCACTGGATGGCGCCCGCCGCCGCGCCTGCCAGGAACTGGTTGAGAG
The window above is part of the Macaca fascicularis isolate 582-1 chromosome 7, T2T-MFA8v1.1 genome. Proteins encoded here:
- the SLC25A29 gene encoding mitochondrial basic amino acids transporter isoform X4, coding for MEKPQYRGTLHCFKSIIKQESVLGLYKGLGSPLMGLTFINALVFGVQGNTLRALGHDSPLNQFLAGAAAGAIQCVICCPMELAKTRLQLQDAGPARTYKGSLDCLVQIYGHEGLRGVNRGMVSTLLRETPSFGVYFLTYDALTRALGCEPGDRLLVPKLLLAGGTSGIMSWLSTYPVDVVKSRLQADGLRGAPRYRGILDCVRQSYRAEGWRVFTRGLASTLLRAFPVNAATFATVTVVLTYARGEEAGPEGEAVPAASAAPAGPALAQPSSL
- the SLC25A29 gene encoding mitochondrial basic amino acids transporter isoform X1, with amino-acid sequence MGVSLTLESATLLVPVLGLQEEQRDPPRDHRTLKGKQQTSHQEATGRDQAGAPGAKVRLQVQSMEKPQYRGTLHCFKSIIKQESVLGLYKGLGSPLMGLTFINALVFGVQGNTLRALGHDSPLNQFLAGAAAGAIQCVICCPMELAKTRLQLQDAGPARTYKGSLDCLVQIYGHEGLRGVNRGMVSTLLRETPSFGVYFLTYDALTRALGCEPGDRLLVPKLLLAGGTSGIMSWLSTYPVDVVKSRLQADGLRGAPRYRGILDCVRQSYRAEGWRVFTRGLASTLLRAFPVNAATFATVTVVLTYARGEEAGPEGEAVPAASAAPAGPALAQPSSL
- the SLC25A29 gene encoding mitochondrial basic amino acids transporter isoform X3 — protein: MGVSLTLESAKATGRDQAGAPGAKVRLQVQSMEKPQYRGTLHCFKSIIKQESVLGLYKGLGSPLMGLTFINALVFGVQGNTLRALGHDSPLNQFLAGAAAGAIQCVICCPMELAKTRLQLQDAGPARTYKGSLDCLVQIYGHEGLRGVNRGMVSTLLRETPSFGVYFLTYDALTRALGCEPGDRLLVPKLLLAGGTSGIMSWLSTYPVDVVKSRLQADGLRGAPRYRGILDCVRQSYRAEGWRVFTRGLASTLLRAFPVNAATFATVTVVLTYARGEEAGPEGEAVPAASAAPAGPALAQPSSL
- the SLC25A29 gene encoding mitochondrial basic amino acids transporter isoform X2, whose protein sequence is MALDFLAGCAGGVAGVLVGHPFDTVKVRLQVQSMEKPQYRGTLHCFKSIIKQESVLGLYKGLGSPLMGLTFINALVFGVQGNTLRALGHDSPLNQFLAGAAAGAIQCVICCPMELAKTRLQLQDAGPARTYKGSLDCLVQIYGHEGLRGVNRGMVSTLLRETPSFGVYFLTYDALTRALGCEPGDRLLVPKLLLAGGTSGIMSWLSTYPVDVVKSRLQADGLRGAPRYRGILDCVRQSYRAEGWRVFTRGLASTLLRAFPVNAATFATVTVVLTYARGEEAGPEGEAVPAASAAPAGPALAQPSSL